The sequence TCAGGATATTCCATAAGGAGCCATCGTCTGTGGAGGATATTCCTGGTCCACCGTCCGAGAGTCAGATGAGAGTCTCTGGGAGTCTTAGAAGCTCGAGGTCATAAGCTGGAGCGTGCCGTGAGGGAGATCATCAAGGTGCTGATGGCGGATAAGGTGCAGGCGTTTGACGTGGAAGCACCGGATCCTTGCGCGTAGGCATCTGGACAAAATAAAAGGGCAAATGGGTGAAGACCCGAAGAGATTGATTACAGGTCTCCCGTGGAAAGAGCTTCTCCCTCTgtatccccatgacaacacttctggTTCTTTAATAGTTCACTTCTAATAAAAGTTTACTAaacttaagggcatgaccacacgtggcggatttcctccgcaactgtccgcatcaatgccgcacctaatccgggttgcggattacggctgcggatctgcacaaaatgtgcagaaaattgatgcggactagctgctgcggactgcgggaaaagtgcttcccttctccctatcagtgcaggatagagagaagggacagcactttccctagtgaaagtaaacgaaattcatacttaccggccgttgtcttggtgacgcgtccctctttcggcatccagcccgacctccctggatgacgcgccagtccatgtgaccgctgctgcctgtgcttggcctgtgattggctgcagccgtcacttagactcaaacgtcatcctgggaggccggactggagacagacgcagggagttctcggtaagtacgaacttatatatttttttacagatacatgtatattgagatcggtagtcactgtcccgggtgcagaaacagttactgccgatcgcttaactctttcagcaccctggacagtgactatttacagacgtctcctagcaacgctcccgtcattacgggagccccattgacttcctcagtctggctgtagacctagaaatacataggtccagccagaatgaagaaatgtcaagttaaaaaagcaagacgcatccgcagcacacatgacatgtgcatgacagctgcggacttcattgcggaaatttgaatctccattgaagtcaatggagaaattccgccatgagtccgccactgctccgcaacagacagagcatgctgcggacaccaaattccgctccgcagcctatgctccgcagcggaattttacgcctcgtctaaacgaacactgctaaattaaagtgtaagtcaatggacaaacggcaccgctgcggattaacgctgcggagtgtccgcagcggaatttaagtgaaattccgccacgtgtgaacccagcctaatagtaaccaatcaggatgtaacttttatttttatagcacTAGTAAGTCAATGAAAGGGGAGATCTAATTGGTTGATATGAAGCCTAGTGGCTCTATTGTAACATTGAGCTGCCAGGGCAATGAagtaggaagtgttgtcatggggacacaggCAGAGAAGCGCTTCTCAGGAGACTGTAAGTTCATCAGTTGAGAACTATGTAGAGAATTTATTAAATACAACACAGAACAGGAGCTTTGATGCTTCTTCTGAGTAttcgcctttaaccccttcatgacccaaagtttttatttattttgccttCCCACGTCTGACCCTCATAACTTTTACTTTTACTCTGACCTCGCTGGATGAagccttgatttttgcaggataagttgcACCTTTTTAGGGCACAGTTTTGGGTTATTCACATTTTCGTGATACATTTTTATGAATTTATAATACGGTGGAAATGTAGACCAAAAAAAATGTTGCTTTTGAATTTTTTACGCTGCTCATCAATCATCTTCTATAGCGTTCTAAATGTATTGTGCAGgtcattacagttatggggataccaaatctgTCTTGGCTATACATTACTGGGTCTTAcaattcatatttaataaaatgtatttattgtaaaaaatggtcTTTTATGTTTTTCTCTTTTCACTTTTTcattgatcttttttttcttactttggaATATTCCAGTGTAGGACACGTATGTTATATACAGGCAGTTACTATAGAATCCATAACTATGACCTAACAACTGGCTacattaaggccgggttcccgcggttcggataagctgcgtaaaaaccacgcagcgtattcgacctggataccgcagtacattccgtccgaaaaccgtaCCACACTGTTGTGCATTTTTTCAGACAGAATTTCCGCTGaggaaagcagcggtaaaaactGTTCATACTTACGTAGGTCCCTGTTATGGCGACTCGTCCCTCCATCgcagtccagtccggcctccctggatgacgctgcagcccatctgattggctgcagtggtcacatgggacgcaacgtcatccaaggaggccggactgcaggaaggaggagggcgctCTGGAAAGGTAGGATTTGTTTTATCTTCCGCAGTTGCGATATTTGCGGGGTAATACgcagcaaaagtcgcaacactgggcttcctgttgcgggttttgcatccacattgaatttaatggggaaaacccgcaacagaagaatcaacaaaaacgcagcataaatggacttagaattaaattctgcaccgcaggtcaatcctTTAGGCTACGTGCacgcgttgcgtattttgctgccgcATCAATATGCAGGGAGTTCGCAGGtacgttttgatgcattttttggtgcgttttcatgccgcggattttggtgcgattttcctcagCACTAGCATATACAATTTGCAATCGGAAACGCaagatacattgacatgctgcagattttaaaatccgcaccggaGGTCAATTTACTTgtagaaaaatactgcagcgtgtacgtgagatttcctggaatctcattgactaggcTCGTACTGCATTATGCTGCAGTTTGGCCACGCGGAAAAAACGgacgtaatacgcattgtgtgcattgaccctaaatgctgcggaatttccgcacaacaTTCCGTTGCGGaagttccgcagcgtttacgctacgtgggaaaccGGCCTAAAAGACCTTGAATGGACCGTGAGCTGCCTCCCTATACGTTGTATGTGTAGTGACCGCGGCACCGGGAATCCCAGCAATACACATAAAGGACATGATCGCCTTTGATCTACCTCTATCTGCATTGACTGCTACGGCATAGAAGGGGTTAAACGACGGAGGTCAGAGATCTCTATGATCTCTGCTGCTAGAGTgggagtgcatatatatatatatatataattggcaGCCACATTCCGCTCCTGATCTCCTGGGCAAAGTTTATTTTCCCACGCGTTATTGGCGCCAGAACCTTATCACCACTGCTCTACGTGCCAACAGGTTGTGTCAATAACCTTAAAAGTAAAGTGGATAAAGATGTAAAGAAAGTTTCATTATTGTAGGATAACAAgtcctgcaactttctaatatggtTTGGGTTTCATTTCcacatcattttcaagatctctgcttgctgttagtgaatggggacattattttttttacgcccaggGGCTAAAAACCCATCAAGACCTAGTTCTACTTACACAGTTGAGGGCACAGAAGCTCCTGTGCTACTGTGTactgattgtctagactggatacaattgtaacaaacccccaGCTGTGAGAGGTATTAGGTTAGGACAGGTTTTCACCCTCAGGGTGTAAATAAGAATGTTTccgttcactgacaacaagcagagctcctgaaaatggtgaggaattgaaacacaaggtCTAATAGAAAGTTGCAGACATTTATTTACAGAACGCTGGGCGTATTCTATACATTTTATATAGGGTTGAACATATTATTTTAACGATTAATTGTCAATTCTAGGGATGAGTGGGGGCAGGGATCGGACTCCGGATGATTGAGGGGATTTTCACCTTCAGTTTTAACTTCTCCTAATTTTTATTGGGTTTTAATTCTCACCGACCACTCACTGGATATCCGAGGGATACGGATTGGCTCGCTGCTGCTGCCTTCTCCTCCATCGCTGATTGGTCGGATCTCGATGATGTAATCTTCATCGTACGGCAACGACAGCTCGACGGATGTCTGATTGGTCTCGATCAGGGCGGCGCCTCCCTGTCTGTTCCACCGATAGAAAACCTGCAGGAAAATCGTCTCATGTGATGCATTGAACATCGGCTGAACCCCGGAGTTTGACGGAGAACGTGGCGCCCCGCACAACACTCACTCTGTACCCCTTAACCTCGGACTCGTCCTCCTGCGCCGTCACCTGGTCCCAGTTCAGGATGATTTTGGAGTTTGAGGAGTTCCATGTGATGTTTCCCGGCGGTTGACTTGGGGCTGAAAGGAGAAGACCAGAAGTCGGCGTCAGGTTTAACGGTCCCCATATGGCCGCGGGATCTATAGGCTCCAGAAGCTTTTAATAAATGCTTTTCATCCTTGTTGCTACATGATGGGGCTGCGGGTACTTCTGGCCTCCTCCATACTTTCATGATAACGATAATGAACTCACGCGGTTTCCTGGTGGTCACGTTGACCGTAGAACTGGCGGGGCCGGTGCCGGCGCTGTTGTACGCCCGTACATTCAGGTAATACAGCGTGTGCCCCTGTAGGTGGGTCAGTTTGGTGGACGTTTGATTCCCCAGAGTCCGTAGTTTCCGGGCACTTTGCTCTTTCTCATTTTGTTTCCAGTATCGAACCTAAGACACAAATAATTACAATGTATCTAATGAAAGCTTCATCCTCATCTATGAACAGTTCTAATAGATGAGATCTGATGATTGATGGGTGATAAATACCTCATAACCCTGTATCCTCCCCTTGCTGAGAGTCCCAGGTACCCCAATCCATGAAACCTCAATGTCCCATGCGGTCAGACTCCGAGCAAAGACACCTGCTGGGGCCCGGCCTGGCTCTGCAGTACACAAAGGGTTACTttgcatcagtataaaaaaatgtaacaaaacaaTATATTAATGTAATACGAGGCAGTCTAATATAAACTAATGATACACTATAGCAATATAATAAAACATAAGCGCagaatacaatataataatataataatacaatataacataagaGTATAATaatttggccccatgcacacgtatacaaagtatgggagcacggcccgcaaaagaacggacatgttccataattcccggaacatttccacggcacggacacccttccgtagtgctacggaaaggtgtcagcgttcaatgaaagtgaatggctccatttttgcggtccgcaaaaacggaggttttttacggtcgggtgcgcatggggcctaagacataaTGTATCAGTAtaactaaggcatcatttacacgagcgtaatatacgcgcgtgcttttcacgcgtgtcgtacgcacctgtattactctatggggcagtgcagcgtgtgtccgctgcgtaaaactcacgacatgttctatatttcagcatttttcgcgcatctcgcacccattgaagtcaatgggtgcgtgaaaagcacgcatgccgcacagaagcacttccgtgcgaactgcgtgattcgcgcaacagctgtcaaactctgaatgtaaacagaaaagcaccattacaaacatacagagtgtcataatgatggcggccgcgagaaaatcactcagccgcgcatcatacgctgatgacacacggagctggtaagtgcattttgcgcacacaaaacgccgcgtttaaatcaggccttactatgatacataatataatataacaatgcaATAGATTCAGCAGCAGCAGCCGCCATGCGATCACAGATCAGCTCCCCGATCACTGTAGATCCTATGACCGGTCCAGGCTCTTACCTTCCTCCGCAGTGTAGACCACGGTCAGGGGGCTGAAGGGACCCTCTCCTCTGTTGTTGAACACTCCAACCTTCACCTCATAAGGAGAGAAAGATGGCAGACTCTCATTCCGATAAATGTAGCGCGAGGAGTCCGCTGACGCCACCACTGTCTGCATCCAGCTAATTGTTCCAAAAGGCCGGAACGCTACAACGTAACCAAACCCTCCGCCATTCTGGAATTCCTCCGGTGCAGGCTGAAAAGACACAGACATATAATGCACGGAGCAACAACCAGCGGGAGCGCACAGGCTCTACTCCACATCCAAGTCAGGCGGGATAATCCTGCAGTGTATAAATCTGTGCCCCCCAGGGCAATGTGGGAGTAACGTGAAATAGCGGGGCTTTTTTATAGGACTCTCTAacacttaaaggaattgtccatccATATCAAACTGCTAATAATCACCCTCCCCCCTCAAGGATCACAGTGATAAGAGTCTACAGGGCCACCTGGAGGGATCCGCACCTATTCATGTGACTCTCCAgcacttaaaggaattgtccatccATATCAAACTGCTTATAAATCACTCTCCCTCCTCTGGGATCCCAATGTCAGGGGTCTGGGGGAAGTGGAGGGACCCTCTCATCCCCCTTGCCATTAGTCTCCAGTATAAAACCACGGGACACAGATAAATATGGGGTCACTGCATCTAAACCTCAGGCTATTGAATAACCGCATGGTGAACCCGGAATAGACGGCGGCTCTCACCTCCCAGGTGATGACCAGTTCACTCTTACTCCCGCCACCACCGCTGACGTTAGCCGGCGTCACCTCCGGAACTGCCAAAGAGAAGAGATTAGGACAAGTGAGAGGCGTCAGATACCAGAGACGGATCGTTATGGGACAGCGGTGATGGTCTGGATCATAGGTGAGATTTTATCATCTCCattatttatggggttaattgtatGTTCTGTGGGGTATTAGGATTTATTTCAGCTGCAAACGGATCCCTAACTTATATGTAACCAGTTCAAATACTTTTTCCCAGCACTTTAGAACACTTTGCTTATTAAAGAATTTGAGGGGGTCCCACACTCAGGACCTCCCTTTTTGCCATAATTACTCCCGGGGATGGCTGTTCTATTAAAACCAATTGACAGCGCTTGTTTCCAGCGGGTGCCTTTAGTGCATCATTCTGCAGAGAAAAACTCAATTTGCATTGTGGTTCCTTCGGGAACAGACGTTGATCCCAGGGGGTCCTTATTGTGGGTCACCTTGTCCCTAGGGCTTTCTGGGCCCCTTTCAGTATTATTAAACATGGCTGCCATCTTGTGGTCAGAAGTGATATTGCAGCTTTAGGTTTCTTTATTTAGAAATTGAGGGCAATTGTTTGCGCTGCTTTCCCTTCTCCTTCATCTTCCAGAGTCCCGAGTCCTGTGTACAATGCTCTGGGTATGAGGCTGTTACTTTATAAACACCCCGGTGTCTGGACTTCTGCATTCACAGCCGCTTGTTATTGTATGGGGATAACATTCCTGGGTTTCATCTTGAACAGAATTGATTTCTCGCAGATCTTACGGTTTGCTCTAAGGTTATCTCCGCCATTGTCAAGCTGCATTCAGACAGACATGAAAGGCAGACTCCAGACCGGGCGCACTTAACCTGTGACTGCCATGAATTGACAGGTCCCAGCATGCACTGGCGGTCTTGGCATTATAAAATGTGCGCTCGCTATGTAGCCGTCAATTATATTTCCCTATTAAACCACAATGTCCTCGTTTATTACtcactttttatattttgtaatggAATATTAACATTTGTCCTTTATTCCGCGTTGTACAGACAGAGCGCTACTCACGAGCTTCTTCTGTTCTCCTCTTGTCGGAGGGGGGGCTGGGCTCTCCGATACCAATCTGATTGATGGCGATGACACGGAACTCGTACTCAACCCATGGACTCAGGCCGACCACAGTGGATGTGAAGGATCGTCCATCCACAACCTCAGGCACTAGAATAACATAGATACAAATATACATCTATTCTAGAAGCAGATAATGTATTCtactgctccctgttatcagccatttcaggctggggtAGGCTGACTGTAAAGGTGAGTAGAATATATTGCTTTCTGGTATCAGCTACTTCAGCCTGGGGAGAGGCGGACTgtcggacaggtgaatacaatctattgcttcCCGTTATCTGACTTTATCTGCTGACTGTCTGTTGTTCAATGAGAGGAGGGACAGGCAGTATAGaaacctcccctcccccatgatcccCACTTGATGTCACATATCTCCAGTGCGGAGAACCTCCAGATacgttacatcatatatgtgactgatatcagccgctcctcatataACGATGCTGCACTTTAGGGTTAGTGGCCCTTTAAGTAAACGCACATTATTTTGAAGGGCAGAGGCTCATTATCCAGGGGCACAAGAAATTAAGGGACTGTTCTCACCTGTGCTGACCGCTTGCCAGCCCACCGAGAATGGGGTCCGAGCTTGTACGACATACATGGTGATGGGGCTATGATTGTCCACTCCTGGCATCCAGGATAACTGAGCGGTGGTGTCTGTGATTTCCTCCACAGTGAGAGCATCTGGTGGTCCCGGGGGTCCTGCACAGTACACAGCTCAGGATATTAATCCCACCATAAAGTCTAGTCCCATGTCCTGAACTACAGGCAGAACCTCATAGGTCATAAGAATAACCAACATGCAATTGTTCTTGAGAGGTAACCTGCTTATTCTAACCATAATGTAATAGTCTTAAAGGAGAACTCTATGTAGCTTCAATACCGCCATCGCCCTGGAAGTGACATAGAGCAGGGTGAGGATGGTCCCTGGATCTTAGCCCAGAATGACACAATGATAACTTCTTGACAGTCTAAACATGTCTGTAAAATTCTCCGAGCCCCTTCAGACACAAGCAGTGACAAGGAGCTGCACCGAGGCCTGACAAATGCCCCCATTGCGGTCCCTCTCGTGATTAATAGATAGGATAATGGGATCGGATGCAATCAGTTTGTAGCCACATAGGAGACCACAGACCAAGTCACATTGGGGGAGGGGGCAGGAGATTAATTTTTAGCTTCTGGGTGGAGTTTCCCTTTACAACAATAGTAACATTGACTGTATGATAACTCTGATTGTACCTCTGACGATgagatcagctccagcagacagtttaTCTACACTCGTATGGACCAGGCAGATGTATTTCCCAGCATGCTTCAGTTGGATGCTCCTGATCATTAAGTCGCCAGCGGAGTCTTGCTGATAATGGAAACATTTAGGATAAGATATAAGGAGAAGAGAGCAGCGGCTCAGACTATACACAAGGTCAGGACACAGAAACGTCTCTGAGGTCACAATATACGCTAACTTTTTTCTACCTCCGTGATAGAAGAAGTGGAAATATTGTGGCCGTACCTAATAACACAACAGCGGAGCGCAGTCTCCTTTTATTGACCATTCCGGGTGGGGTCATACTTACTCCTCCAACTCGCTCAAAATGTTCTCCATCTTTCTGGAAGTCAATCAGTTGTCCATTGAAGACCCAGGAGAAGGAGATGTCCAGGGAATGGTCGTGGGAGACCTGACAGGGCAGGACGATGCTCTCTCCGACGGTGACATCCATGCTTGAAGGAGGCACCAAAACATGTGTGGGATCTGAGAACAGAGACGATGACATCACGCTGGGATCTACCTCACATGGATCTCTACATTATCTTgtacatttaaaggaacactcaagGCAATACTGACTTCTGACTGGTGCAGGACCTGagtgggcggggcatgacacagggattctttcTTTGGTCGTTTTTGAATCCTTGGGTCATGCCCCGTCCCCTCAGGCCATAACACAGTCCATCAGTTttgtctggagtgttcctttaagtagcTCAGTTGTGAATGGAGGCTTAGCTCAAAGGTCAGGTGACTTATGACTTCACATTTGCAAACAATCGCATTTGTTAATTTTAatctaaatgtttattcttctGTCTGATTATTATATTCTGTCCTACCATGAAGACATTATATGCCTCCCTGATGCATTTTACATCTATATGAAAATAATCTCCACTTCTGCTGACATATTCGTGAAagcattaaaggggctgtccattatcagaaaaacatggctgcaataccacaaataacctgtggacagatgtagcgctgtttatggaaaaaaagcagccatgtttttcttatcctggacagcccctttagtgGTGACATAGACCATCCAATACCTTATTAGGTAAATCAGTTAGTAAACAGGGGTCCCCCCTTTCCAGACCCTCATCtactaggatatgttcacatttcccatatagaTGTGGCTGTATGTTCATAGTGGAAGCCACAACACTTTGCTGAATCCATCGTACAACCGATACGGCCAGCGTCTgacggacctcataatgcggtacGACGAGTTCTGGTGCGGTGCCCGTCATTACATACAGCGCTAGGATGGCAGacacagatgtaaacaaagcaatagccagagtggagagcagttaccaagagcgtctctctctggaggacccagcattaggcctcatttacacgagcgtaatatacgcgcgtgcttttcacgcgtgtcgtacgcacctatattactctatgcggcagtgcagacaatgcgtgaattttgcgcagcgcgagtgcgttgcgtaaaactcacgacatgttctatatttcgccgtttttcgcgcatcaatgaagtcaatgggtgcgtgaaaaccacgtatgccgtacggaagcacttccgtgcgaactgcgtgattcgcgcaagagctgtcaaactgaatgtaaacagaaaagcaccacgtgcttttctgtttacaaacatccaaacggagtgtcagaatttagagatgagcgcaccgaacttcaccgggttcggccgaactcgttttgaccgaacccggcaaaaaaaattccgctacgcgacgtcaggagacagtcactgtccagggtgctgaaagagttaaactggttcagcaccctggacagtgacttccggtcccaatatacatgaacgtgtaaaaaaaaaaagaagttctgacttaccgataactcccggcttcttcctccagtctgacctcccgggatgacaattcagtccaagtgacagctgcagccaaccacaggccaagcacaggctgcagccaatcacaggctgcagcggtcacatggactgccgcgtcatccagggaggtggggccggatgtcaagagcgggacgcgtcaccaaggcaacggccgggagaccggactggaggaagcaggaagttcatggtaagtatgaacgtcttttttttattcacaggttgctgtatattgtgttcggcattcactgtcgagggtgctgaaagagttactgccgatcagttagctctttcagcaccctggacagtgactgacgtcgactagcctcatctctatgatggcggctgcgcaaaaatcacgcagccgcgcatcatacacggatgacacacggagctgtcaagtgccttttgcgcacgcaaaacgctgcctttttttgcgtgcgcaaaacgcacacgctcgtgtaaatgaggccttatactgcattacattgacagctcattgatttcaaaggtaactgtgtaatgcttcatttctcctgtggaggcgctgcaggagAACTAAACAATTGCTGATAGGATTCTTCTACGGATTACAGCTGATTATTGTGGGTTCCAGCAGCGGGACGCCCTGTGATTGCCTAATCATGGGAGGACCCTTCCAACAAAAAGGTATTTCCATGGTCTACAACCCCTTACAGAAAGAAAACATCTATTTCTGACAgattatacattataatatcaaaaCCAATGAGTGAAAATCTCACTTACCCTTCACCACCAGAGTTCCAGTGCTGCTGGCAGTCCCAAAGTGATTGGTGGCCGTACACGTATAGCTCCCGGCGTCTGCTTTGGTGAGGTTAAAAATCTTCAGGCTTCCGTCATCCAAAATTGAAATTCTGCAAAAATAAACAATTGGATCATGAGCCTTAAAGTGAACCTTCACTTTTTAACAAGTCATTTTCTCGACTAATATTCGGTGAGGAATCTCCTAATTTATCTTTATACTGGTGGGAGCTTTGTTTTATTGATACAGAGATCCAAATACCCAGCATAGACtaagagttacatgataaaattctgctacctgcagccaccactagagggagctcagattTATTATTAAGGTTCAATGAAAGATGTATAAATCTGTAGTAAGCACCCCCTACTGGTGGCTGAAGGTAGactgaattttatcatgtaactaagGGAGCTGTATacttctgtatgtagtgagctccctctagtggtggctgcatatagcaaaatgttatcatgtaactccatgggagctgtatatatctgtatgtagtgagctgtatatatctgtatgtagtgagctccccctagtggtggctgcatgcagcagaatattatcatgtaactatgggagctgtatatatctgtatgtagtgagctccccctagtggtggctgcaggcagcagattatcatgtaactctatgggagctgtatatatctgtatgtattgagctccccctagtggtggctgcaggcagcagtgtcttatcatgtaactgtctatgcaggggatttggagctctgtttcagAAAAATGGGGATCCGATCATTATCAAGATATATAAAAGAgagtaatcagcacagaattataGACCTGAAAATTGAACGGTTTTCACTTTAAATTGTACAATTAACTCCAAATCAGAACGATGTGTTTATTCTTATGTAGCAGAGCCCATTGAGCCCTTTAGGGTAAGAACAGATCGGTGCCCATACGCTTCTATTTTCTACACAGTCTATGAAGATTCAGTCATTTATTGGGTTAATAAGAATTATGGACGGCGTTGGATACGTTTTGGCGAGAACCTTCAGGAAATGCGTTTTAAACAAAAATTCTCTGAGAGCTTCTAATGAGACTGAAATAGctgggctgaaatgacagacattCATCCCCGGCCAAATCCCAGCCACGGACTGCGCCGAGTCTTTTCTGTGTCACAGCTGCAGATCGTTTGCAAATAAACGCCATTAACTCCCTGGCTAAAGCGCGCAATTTCTTCCGGAGTCTAAAATCTGTATCAGCCTTGAAAAACACACGTCCCCGTCAGACGCCTCTCATCAGACGGTATTTCTCCTACGGACGATTAATTAGTCTTGCTCTGTTCATGAGTCTCAGCAAAACAACATGAAGGGACTCGTACGGTGATCCACAGCGACAAAACAGATAACGGGCCCCAAAACCGGAGCAGTCGCTATTACAATGACGGGCGTTGGAATCGACACGGAT is a genomic window of Rhinoderma darwinii isolate aRhiDar2 chromosome 7, aRhiDar2.hap1, whole genome shotgun sequence containing:
- the LOC142656904 gene encoding contactin-4-like, which codes for MRLLWKLLALRWFVCLADEALQGPFFTQEPANLVFPLDSEDRTLRLVCEAQGHPKPVTRWRVNGTLLDEAQDYRYRVLDRSLIISNPDRVRDVGTFQCEATNSFGTILSREALLQFAYLDSFQTRPRNTVFVREGQGMVLLCGPPAFSGDLVYAWIFNEYPPFVQQDNRRFVSQVTGNLYIAKVEPSDAGNYTCVVTNTVTNTRELGPSTPLTLKTDGVMGEYEPKIEVHFPESVAAAKGSTAKLECFALGNPVPTITWRRADGKAISRKVRRYRSSGVLEIPNFQQEDAGPYECVAENTRGKNMVRGQLTYFAPPAWIQKINDAHIAIEENILLECKASGRPKPTYAWLKNGQRLQSKGRLQIEHGSLTITSVNSSDSGMYQCLAENRHGTVYSSAELRVIAVGPDFSSAFVRRVTLGKVGGFVLIECKPKASPKPTINWKKGRDLVRPNSRISILDDGSLKIFNLTKADAGSYTCTATNHFGTASSTGTLVVKDPTHVLVPPSSMDVTVGESIVLPCQVSHDHSLDISFSWVFNGQLIDFQKDGEHFERVGGQDSAGDLMIRSIQLKHAGKYICLVHTSVDKLSAGADLIVRGPPGPPDALTVEEITDTTAQLSWMPGVDNHSPITMYVVQARTPFSVGWQAVSTVPEVVDGRSFTSTVVGLSPWVEYEFRVIAINQIGIGEPSPPSDKRRTEEALPEVTPANVSGGGGSKSELVITWEPAPEEFQNGGGFGYVVAFRPFGTISWMQTVVASADSSRYIYRNESLPSFSPYEVKVGVFNNRGEGPFSPLTVVYTAEEEPGRAPAGVFARSLTAWDIEVSWIGVPGTLSKGRIQGYEVRYWKQNEKEQSARKLRTLGNQTSTKLTHLQGHTLYYLNVRAYNSAGTGPASSTVNVTTRKPPPSQPPGNITWNSSNSKIILNWDQVTAQEDESEVKGYRVFYRWNRQGGAALIETNQTSVELSLPYDEDYIIEIRPISDGGEGSSSEPIRIPRISNAYAQGSGASTSNACTLSAISTLMISLTARSSL